One Bradyrhizobium zhanjiangense DNA segment encodes these proteins:
- a CDS encoding calcium-binding protein, which translates to MRSGRSIAFALTIALLSGPALAASGNAVKMFDTDNDGTLDLAEVKKAASALFAKLDPDHDGTLDARELRGRLSAKELAAADPDHDGTLTLDEYLSVVEQRFNAANPDKDGTLDAKELNARAGRALLRLLR; encoded by the coding sequence TCGCTCAATTGCGTTTGCGCTCACGATTGCATTGCTGTCCGGTCCGGCTCTCGCGGCATCCGGCAACGCGGTCAAGATGTTCGATACAGATAATGACGGCACGCTCGATCTCGCCGAGGTGAAGAAGGCGGCCAGCGCATTGTTCGCCAAGCTCGACCCCGATCACGACGGCACGCTCGATGCACGCGAGTTGCGCGGGCGGTTGTCAGCGAAAGAGCTCGCCGCCGCCGATCCCGATCATGACGGGACGCTTACGCTCGACGAATACCTGTCGGTAGTGGAGCAACGCTTCAATGCGGCCAATCCGGACAAGGATGGCACGCTTGATGCAAAAGAGCTGAACGCGCGGGCTGGCCGCGCGCTGCTGCGGCTGCTGCGCTGA